One Planctomicrobium piriforme genomic window, CCTGGTGGGGATCACCGCCTCGTGCCATATCATGACTCCGGCCACGGCAATTTTGATTGGCGTGATTTCGGCGGCGGTCTTTCTGCTCGGAACAGAGCTGCTCGAACGCCTCAAAATCGACGACGTCATCGGCGCTGTTCCGGTCCACGCGATGTGCGGAGTCTGGGGCACGCTGGCCGTCGCCCTGCTGGCAAACTCTGAAAGATTCGGCAGCGGCAATTCGAACTGGGAACAGTTTCAAGTCCAGTTGCTGGGAGTTTCCGTCTGCTGCCTGTGGTGCTGTAGCGCAACGGTGGCCTTGCTGAGCATTGTATCGATCACCGTCGGACTGCGGGTCTCGCCTGAAGCCGAACGCCAGGGGCTCAACATCTCCGAACATGGCGCCAGCACGGAACTCACCGACCTGTTGCAGGACATGCGTCATCAGAGCGTTCACGCCGACTTCTCGCTGCCTGTCGCTGTCGAGCCGCACACGGAAGTCGGCCAGATCGCTTCCGAATACAACAAGGTGCTGCACAAGGTCGTCGGCGAAATCGAACAGCGGGAAGGTCTCGTCAGCCAACTCAAAATGGCTGAAGAGAAATTCCGCTCGATGTTCGAGAATGCGACCGAGGGGATCTTCCGCTTCGCCCCGAACGGCCGCTTCCTCGACGCCAATCCCGCGATGGCTCAAATCCTGGGTTATCCGGATCCAACTACGTTGATCTCGGAAGTGGCAGACATCCGCCGACAACTGTATGTCGACGTCCACGCCCGCTACCGGATGATGGAAGTCCTCTCGGCACACGGCAAGATCATCAATTTCGAAACGTCGCTCTATCGCCGCGACGGCTCGACGATCGATGTCAGCCTGAACGCCCGCCTGGTCACAGGCATGACCGGCAGCTACGAATACATCGAGGGAAGCGTCACCGACATGACGCAGCGGCGTCAGGCCGAACTGTTCCGCCGCGAGAAAGAAGCCGCGGAATCCGCCAGCCGCGCCAAGAGCTCCTTCCTGGCCACGATGAGCCACGAAATCCGCACGCCCCTCAACGGCGTGATCGGCATGCTCGAACTGCTCTCGAATTCGGATCTGTCCGACAAGCAGAACCGCTACACCACGATTGCCAAATCCTCCGCCCAGTCGCTGCTGAGCCTGATTAACGACATTCTCGACTTCTCCAAGATCGAAGCCGGGAAGTTCGAACTGCATCAGTCCGAATTCGACCTGCTGGGACTGCTGGAAGAAGTAACCGACATGTTCGGGCATCGCTCCGAGCAGAAAGGTCTCGAACTCAGTTGCATGATCCTTCCGGAAGTGCCTGCCCGAGTCATCGGCGACCCGGAGCGAATTCGCCAGATTCTCGTCAACCTGCTGGGGAACGCGCTGAAGTTCACCGAACATGGCGAGGTCCGTCTGCGGGCGAAAGTCATCGGACAAAACGGCGGCAAGCAAGTCGTGCGAATTGAAGTGGAAGACACCGGCGTCGGCATCCCGACCGATGTTCAGGCACGCCTGTTCCAGGTGTTCGAACAAGCCGACTCTTCCACGACGCGCAAATACGGCGGCACGGGCCTGGGCCTGGCGATCTGCCGTCAGTTGATCGAATTGATGAACGGCACGATCGGCGTCTCCAGCAAGATGGGCGAAGGCTCGCTGTTCTGGTGCGAACTTCCCTTCGAAGTGGTGCCGTCCATATCGGCCCGCCGGGTCGGAGACGTGAAGATTCAGGGGCTGCGGATTCTGGCGGTCGACGACAATCATGTGAACCTGCAGATCCTCGAAACTCAGCTCACCGCCTGGCAGGCGCATGTCACCACCGCGCTCAACGCCAAACAGGCAATGGCACTGCTGGAAGCCCACGCGGGCACGCCGGCGGCCTTTGATCTGGTGATCCTCGATTTCCAGATGCCTGAGACGGACGGACTCGCCCTCGCCAAAAACATCCACGCCGAAACGGTTCTCAGCGGCATCCCTCTGATCATGCTGACCTCGTCCGATGCTCCGGCCACCTCGCAGGATCTCAAAGACCTGGGAATTCGCGCCTGCTGCAACAAACCGATCCTGCAGTCGCGGCTGTTTGACGTGTTGATGACGACTCTGCACGGGTCGGAATACATCACCACCGCCCGTCAGAAGCGGATCGAGCAGGATGCCACGCAGCCCGAACCAGTTCAGGGACAGGCGCGACGGGTACTGATCGCCGATGACAACGAAATCAATCAGATGGTCACGCAGGAGATCGTGGAACGGGTGGGATACCGTTGCCGCATCGCCAACAACGGGGCCGAAGCGATCGAACTGCTGAAGAAACGTCACTTCGACATCGTGCTGATGGACTGCCAGATGCCCGTCATGGACGGCTTCACGGCGACTAAAGAAATTCGCCGCATGCAGACGGGGAAAGAACTGCCGACCACTCTGCCGCCTCGAATTCCGATTATCGCCCTCACCGCGAACGCCGTCATGGGAGACCGCGAACGCTGCCTGGCAGCGGGTATGACCGATTACGTCACCAAGCCGGTCGACCCCCAACGGCTGCTCGACGTCATTGCCAAGCACTTGCCGGCCGCTTGCGAACGAATCGAAGAGGACGAACCGGTCGTCGAGACCATCATCGAGCAGCCGGCAAAAGCGACAGTGCCGGTCGCCGCTGAATCCGAAACGCCGGAGGTTCCGCCGCTCGACTGGAAGGCGCTGCAAGACCGCTGCGCCGGCGACAGCGCCTTTGCCCGGCGGATCATCGAGAAATTCCGAACACGGGTGCAGGATGACCTCGCTCGCATCGGCACCGCCTGCGAACGGGGCGACCTGGAAGAATCACGACGACTGGCCCATTCGCTGAAAGGGTCCGCATCGAGCGTCGCGGCCATGAAGGTTGCGGAAACCGCGGCCGCCATTGAAGTCGCCGCAAAAGCCGCACACGCGGAAGAGTTGAGCACGCAGTTTTTCCAGTTGAAAGACCGGATCAACGAGTGCCTGGATTTCATCGAACAGCATACGGCCAAAATCTGATCCTCCATCAAGACCAGACAACAACAGTGATAGTCGCGGAACAACCGGACGGGCAGCCATGAAAATTCTTGTAGTCGATGACGACGAAATCATTCGCGACCTGTTGCAGCACCTGCTGGAACAGGAAGGGTACGAGGTCTACCTGGCGAACGACGGCACCGAGGCCTTGCACATTCTCCAGAAGGAGAACTGCAACCTCGTCATTCTCGACTGGGAGATGCCCGGCCTGTCGGGTCCGGAACTCTGCCGGGCGATTCGTCTCGGCGACTTTGGCGGCTACGTCTACCTGATGCTGCTGACCTCGAAAACCACGACCGATGAGTTCGTCGAAGGGATGGCTTCCGGGGCCGACGAATTCGTGCGCAAGCCATTCAACGCCGCCGAACTCCGGATGCGCGTGGCGGCCGGCATTCGCGTACTCTCGCT contains:
- the amt gene encoding ammonium transporter, with protein sequence MPLSAELANITWMLLTAALVMLMQGGFCCLESGLSRAKNSINVAIKNLSDFCVSSLLFWMCGFGMMFGADKWGLIGTDSFQLTGTESPWLLAFFLFQLVFCGTSTTIVSGAVAERMKFSTYLIVSALISGIIYPVFGHWAWGGLVPGSGKGWLAERGFIDFAGSSVVHSVGGWVALTSIIMIGPRLGRFEHGFKKIHGHNYPMAVLGTMLLWFGWFGFNGGSTLVIDGSIPLILVNTNLAAGAGGLAALLFSWPIKKRADVGDIMNGVIAGLVGITASCHIMTPATAILIGVISAAVFLLGTELLERLKIDDVIGAVPVHAMCGVWGTLAVALLANSERFGSGNSNWEQFQVQLLGVSVCCLWCCSATVALLSIVSITVGLRVSPEAERQGLNISEHGASTELTDLLQDMRHQSVHADFSLPVAVEPHTEVGQIASEYNKVLHKVVGEIEQREGLVSQLKMAEEKFRSMFENATEGIFRFAPNGRFLDANPAMAQILGYPDPTTLISEVADIRRQLYVDVHARYRMMEVLSAHGKIINFETSLYRRDGSTIDVSLNARLVTGMTGSYEYIEGSVTDMTQRRQAELFRREKEAAESASRAKSSFLATMSHEIRTPLNGVIGMLELLSNSDLSDKQNRYTTIAKSSAQSLLSLINDILDFSKIEAGKFELHQSEFDLLGLLEEVTDMFGHRSEQKGLELSCMILPEVPARVIGDPERIRQILVNLLGNALKFTEHGEVRLRAKVIGQNGGKQVVRIEVEDTGVGIPTDVQARLFQVFEQADSSTTRKYGGTGLGLAICRQLIELMNGTIGVSSKMGEGSLFWCELPFEVVPSISARRVGDVKIQGLRILAVDDNHVNLQILETQLTAWQAHVTTALNAKQAMALLEAHAGTPAAFDLVILDFQMPETDGLALAKNIHAETVLSGIPLIMLTSSDAPATSQDLKDLGIRACCNKPILQSRLFDVLMTTLHGSEYITTARQKRIEQDATQPEPVQGQARRVLIADDNEINQMVTQEIVERVGYRCRIANNGAEAIELLKKRHFDIVLMDCQMPVMDGFTATKEIRRMQTGKELPTTLPPRIPIIALTANAVMGDRERCLAAGMTDYVTKPVDPQRLLDVIAKHLPAACERIEEDEPVVETIIEQPAKATVPVAAESETPEVPPLDWKALQDRCAGDSAFARRIIEKFRTRVQDDLARIGTACERGDLEESRRLAHSLKGSASSVAAMKVAETAAAIEVAAKAAHAEELSTQFFQLKDRINECLDFIEQHTAKI